The following coding sequences lie in one Oscillatoria salina IIICB1 genomic window:
- a CDS encoding response regulator, whose amino-acid sequence MPNKAILCVDDERIILTSLRDQITRNFGSEYQCELAESADEALEVIEELDEEGIAIILIVSDWLMPQMKGDEFLIKVHEQYPHVVTVLLTGQADEEAVERTRQYANLHSYLPKPWDETTLVEVLKSGLEKIDE is encoded by the coding sequence ATGCCCAATAAAGCCATTTTGTGTGTCGATGATGAACGAATCATTTTAACCAGTTTGCGCGACCAAATCACCCGTAATTTCGGCAGTGAATATCAGTGTGAACTGGCAGAAAGTGCTGATGAAGCCTTGGAAGTAATTGAAGAATTAGATGAAGAAGGAATCGCAATTATTTTGATTGTTTCTGATTGGTTGATGCCTCAGATGAAAGGAGATGAATTTTTAATTAAAGTTCACGAACAGTATCCTCATGTAGTCACAGTATTGTTAACCGGACAAGCGGACGAAGAAGCAGTTGAACGTACTCGTCAGTACGCTAATTTACACAGTTATCTTCCTAAACCGTGGGATGAAACTACCTTAGTCGAAGTGCTGAAATCGGGATTGGAGAAAATTGATGAATAA